The following coding sequences are from one Streptomyces angustmyceticus window:
- a CDS encoding acyltransferase family protein, which produces MPHDELSPAGAAGAGAATATMAPATAATATATASGSPTDRQPTSPHGTSRGGAPGHAKGRGADRAKKAAATDAKAKPRDAFFDNAKYLAIVFVAMGHSWEPLRDGSRAAAALYITVYAFHMPAFIIISGYFSRSFDMRKDRLQRLITGVAVPYILFEVAYTLFKRWADDDPGYPISLMDPWYLTWFLAALFIWRLTTPLWKIVRWPVPLALAIAVLASVSPDIGDDLDLQRVLQFLPFFVIGLSLRPEHFKLVRRKKARILAVPVFAAALVFAYWAAPRMNAAWFYHRDAAQELAAPWWSGAVMTLAMFGCSLVLVACFFAWIPGRTMWCTALGAGTLYGYLLHGFLAKGSRFWGWYDADWMQTPWGAVLLTLIAGTVITVLCTPPVQRIFRFAMEPKMTWAFKKDPVGMARERK; this is translated from the coding sequence ATGCCGCACGATGAGCTGAGCCCGGCCGGCGCGGCCGGGGCCGGCGCCGCGACCGCGACCATGGCGCCGGCGACGGCGGCGACCGCCACGGCGACCGCCTCCGGATCGCCGACGGACCGTCAGCCGACGTCCCCGCACGGCACTTCGCGCGGCGGGGCTCCCGGCCATGCCAAGGGCCGGGGCGCGGACCGCGCCAAGAAGGCCGCCGCGACGGATGCCAAGGCGAAGCCGCGCGACGCGTTCTTCGACAATGCGAAGTACCTGGCCATCGTGTTCGTGGCGATGGGCCACTCCTGGGAGCCGCTGCGCGACGGCAGCCGCGCGGCAGCGGCGCTCTACATCACCGTGTACGCCTTCCATATGCCGGCCTTCATCATCATCTCCGGCTATTTCTCGCGCAGCTTCGATATGCGCAAGGACCGGCTGCAGCGGCTGATTACCGGGGTCGCCGTTCCCTACATCCTCTTCGAAGTCGCGTACACGCTCTTCAAGCGGTGGGCGGACGACGATCCGGGTTATCCGATCAGCCTGATGGATCCCTGGTATCTGACCTGGTTCCTGGCCGCGCTGTTCATCTGGCGGCTGACCACCCCGCTGTGGAAGATCGTGCGCTGGCCGGTGCCGCTGGCCCTGGCCATCGCCGTGCTCGCGTCCGTCTCCCCGGACATCGGCGACGACCTGGACCTCCAGCGGGTGCTGCAGTTCCTGCCGTTCTTCGTGATCGGGCTGTCGCTGCGGCCGGAGCACTTCAAGCTCGTACGCCGTAAGAAGGCGCGCATCCTGGCCGTACCGGTCTTCGCGGCCGCGCTGGTCTTCGCGTACTGGGCGGCGCCGCGGATGAACGCCGCGTGGTTCTACCACCGCGACGCCGCGCAGGAACTGGCCGCCCCGTGGTGGAGCGGCGCGGTGATGACGCTGGCGATGTTCGGCTGCTCGCTGGTGCTGGTGGCCTGCTTCTTCGCCTGGATTCCCGGGCGCACGATGTGGTGCACGGCGCTGGGTGCGGGCACCCTCTACGGCTACCTGCTGCACGGCTTCCTCGCCAAGGGGTCGCGCTTCTGGGGCTGGTACGACGCGGACTGGATGCAGACCCCGTGGGGCGCCGTCCTGCTGACGCTCATCGCGGGCACCGTCATCACCGTGCTGTGCACCCCGCCCGTGCAGCGGATCTTCCGGTTCGCCATGGAGCCCAAGATGACCTGGGCCTTCAAGAAGGACCCGGTGGGGATGGCCCGCGAGCGCAAGTGA